One window from the genome of Rhodopirellula halodulae encodes:
- a CDS encoding GIY-YIG nuclease family protein — MTPLDLYREPADLPAESKTASDDTSVQSSTPSDANLGERRSSVNLDRCPSGVRVPVPAISSHLIEGFGPDPLDPYGDRPGDMVGANDPKSLRDKVRALCPPVPGIYGMFDRHGELIYVGKSRSLRHRLMSYFGEAAAKEKGGRIIEHSRAIQWETQPSDFAARLRELQLIRRWTPRFNVQGVPHRQRPIYLCLGRKPAETFFLAGSPPTNDCVAIEGPFYGAERMRSVVDALNKTFQLRDCSQQTVFQFQEQLSLFDLNPRPGCLRLEIGTCLGPCAAACSREDYLQRVNSAQSFLDGFNDEPLIAVRDLMESASTNRQYELASRARDTLKSLEYAARKLSHLADARRDFSFIYAATGYDACSIWYLIRSGEIIDVAAAPKDRDQYQRLRPTLKKWQSLLGTRHQRVRVDQPHSVAVVASWFRKHRSELKQTFAPEGAGRRYHRLSHHRAEVL; from the coding sequence GTGACGCCGCTCGACCTGTATCGAGAGCCTGCAGATTTACCGGCGGAATCAAAGACGGCTTCCGATGACACTTCCGTCCAGTCCAGCACACCGTCCGACGCGAATTTGGGGGAACGCCGATCGTCGGTGAATTTGGACCGCTGCCCGAGCGGTGTGCGAGTCCCGGTGCCGGCGATCTCTTCGCACTTGATCGAAGGCTTTGGTCCCGATCCGTTGGACCCTTACGGCGACCGGCCCGGCGACATGGTCGGGGCGAACGATCCGAAGAGCCTTCGTGACAAAGTTCGAGCGCTTTGCCCACCAGTGCCCGGAATTTACGGCATGTTCGATCGGCACGGGGAGCTGATCTACGTGGGCAAAAGCCGTTCGTTGCGACACCGGCTGATGAGCTATTTCGGCGAGGCGGCGGCGAAGGAAAAGGGCGGCCGGATCATCGAGCATTCGCGGGCCATTCAGTGGGAGACTCAACCCAGTGATTTCGCGGCACGACTGCGAGAGTTGCAATTGATCCGTCGATGGACACCGCGGTTCAACGTTCAGGGCGTGCCGCATCGTCAACGTCCAATTTATCTGTGCTTGGGACGCAAGCCGGCGGAGACATTCTTCTTGGCGGGTTCGCCTCCGACCAACGATTGCGTTGCGATCGAAGGGCCATTCTATGGCGCGGAGAGAATGCGATCGGTGGTCGATGCGTTGAACAAAACCTTTCAACTACGCGATTGCAGTCAACAAACAGTTTTCCAGTTCCAGGAACAGTTGTCGCTGTTTGATTTGAACCCACGGCCGGGATGTCTGCGTTTGGAGATCGGAACGTGTTTGGGACCCTGCGCGGCGGCTTGTTCTCGCGAAGATTATCTGCAGCGAGTCAACTCGGCACAAAGTTTTTTGGATGGCTTCAATGACGAGCCTCTCATCGCCGTCCGAGATTTGATGGAGTCGGCATCCACCAACCGCCAATACGAATTGGCGTCTCGCGCGCGAGATACCTTGAAGTCGTTGGAGTACGCCGCTCGCAAGCTATCTCACTTAGCCGATGCGCGTCGTGATTTCTCGTTCATCTACGCCGCAACCGGCTATGACGCTTGTTCCATTTGGTACCTGATTCGAAGCGGCGAGATCATCGATGTCGCAGCCGCACCCAAAGACCGAGATCAGTACCAGCGTTTGCGTCCGACGCTGAAGAAATGGCAATCGCTCTTGGGGACGCGGCACCAACGTGTGCGAGTCGATCAGCCACACAGCGTGGCGGTGGTCGCTTCTTGGTTTCGGAAGCATCGCAGTGAGCTCAAGCAAACGTTTGCACCCGAAGGTGCCGGTCGGCGCTACCACCGACTTTCGCACCACCGCGCGGAAGTGCTTTGA
- a CDS encoding Uma2 family endonuclease, which yields MSSALQLSLEEYDRMIDAGAFVGMDRHIELIRGELRQINPAGPVHGDLIMYLVDWSHDQADRSAFLVTGQSGVNMPEVGSRPEPDVFWIHRRRYRDRHPGVSDVVLAIEVADSSLDYDLGEKAELYAEAGLCEYWVVDVPHQQLHIMREPNGRSYADRKLFHIGDSASPQIQPEAALDLRDLFEGE from the coding sequence ATGAGCTCCGCACTGCAACTGTCACTCGAAGAATACGATCGCATGATCGATGCGGGTGCGTTCGTGGGCATGGACCGACACATCGAACTGATTCGCGGTGAATTGCGACAGATAAACCCAGCAGGACCGGTTCACGGGGACCTGATTATGTACTTGGTCGATTGGTCTCACGATCAGGCGGACCGTTCTGCTTTTCTTGTCACAGGCCAGTCTGGCGTGAACATGCCCGAGGTTGGCAGTCGTCCCGAACCAGACGTGTTTTGGATTCATCGCAGACGTTATCGCGACCGGCATCCTGGCGTGAGTGATGTTGTTCTCGCGATTGAAGTGGCTGACTCAAGCTTGGATTATGACCTGGGAGAAAAAGCTGAGCTCTACGCCGAGGCTGGCTTGTGCGAATACTGGGTCGTCGACGTCCCGCATCAACAACTGCACATCATGCGTGAACCAAACGGTCGCAGCTACGCCGATCGAAAGTTATTTCACATCGGTGATTCCGCGTCTCCGCAGATCCAACCGGAAGCGGCACTGGATCTTCGAGATCTATTCGAAGGAGAATAG
- a CDS encoding Gfo/Idh/MocA family protein has product MTKSICRWGFLGAANIARKNWKAVRMSGNGVVAAVASRDVERAEAFIHDCSLECPPVITDENGNAELTRPEAVGDYEALLQRDDIDAVYIAVPTSHRKKWVLAAAAAGKHVLAEKPFAVHADDAKEMVDACRDAGVNLMDGVMFDHSARLPELKHTLTDPNVFGDLKRIQTHFSFCGDDSFEEANIRAAADLEPHGALGDLGWYCIRFTLWAAGDRLPKMVSGQSTVRLDDGRVPGEFQGEMRFDDGLTAGFYCSFFSVNQQTATLSGNRGYVTLDDFVLPFNGSESSWQSHQHELFVDNCRWNFGKHSRQHGVTEHASGEADSQEVRMIRHFANQVLHHQTDSRASDIALKTQLVLDALRRSDADESRWVELETV; this is encoded by the coding sequence ATGACGAAGTCGATTTGCCGCTGGGGATTCTTGGGCGCCGCCAACATTGCACGAAAAAATTGGAAAGCCGTTCGGATGAGCGGCAACGGTGTGGTCGCGGCCGTCGCCAGTCGTGATGTGGAACGTGCCGAAGCCTTCATCCACGATTGCTCGCTCGAATGCCCGCCGGTCATCACCGACGAAAATGGAAACGCAGAACTGACTCGACCAGAAGCAGTTGGCGACTACGAAGCGTTGCTGCAACGCGACGACATCGACGCGGTCTACATCGCGGTCCCCACATCCCATCGCAAAAAATGGGTGCTCGCCGCCGCCGCCGCTGGCAAACATGTGCTGGCGGAAAAACCATTCGCGGTGCATGCAGACGACGCGAAGGAAATGGTGGACGCCTGCCGCGATGCGGGCGTGAACCTGATGGACGGTGTCATGTTCGACCACTCCGCGCGATTGCCTGAGCTGAAGCACACACTGACCGACCCCAATGTGTTTGGCGACTTAAAGCGAATCCAAACTCACTTTTCGTTTTGCGGTGACGACTCGTTCGAAGAAGCCAACATCCGCGCCGCAGCAGACTTGGAACCTCACGGTGCCCTTGGCGACTTGGGCTGGTACTGCATTCGGTTCACCCTTTGGGCCGCCGGCGACCGTTTGCCCAAGATGGTCAGTGGGCAATCCACCGTTCGATTGGACGACGGACGTGTTCCCGGCGAATTCCAAGGCGAGATGCGTTTCGATGACGGATTGACCGCCGGATTTTATTGTTCGTTCTTCTCGGTCAACCAACAAACTGCGACGCTATCAGGCAACCGCGGCTACGTGACGCTGGACGACTTCGTGCTGCCATTCAATGGCTCGGAGTCGAGCTGGCAATCTCACCAGCATGAACTCTTTGTCGACAATTGCCGCTGGAACTTTGGTAAACATTCACGTCAACATGGTGTCACCGAACACGCCAGTGGCGAAGCCGATTCACAGGAAGTGCGCATGATCCGGCATTTCGCGAATCAGGTTCTTCATCACCAAACGGATTCGCGAGCCAGCGACATCGCCCTGAAAACACAACTCGTTCTGGATGCACTCCGCCGCAGTGATGCGGACGAAAGCCGCTGGGTCGAGCTGGAAACCGTCTGA
- a CDS encoding SpoIIE family protein phosphatase, producing the protein MAHLTSSIDGNPSGTFQLNRDDMQIGRHPDCDIVVDAGAVSRFHAKIRRQGTEFAVEDAGSRNGTFVNGKLLARPHVLTEGDRIRISDVVLVFHGDETPGFASASGSGEMSFDGSSFGILMVDETSTKQITGPKVEFRSGDDGLKMTATAEAKLAALIAINSNLTGAISVDEVLPKVLSSLFQIFPSADRGFVVMETAEGALVPRWVQMRNKSDDTETVRISRTIIRQTMETGHTILSLDAMDDSRFDSSESIADFSIRSMMCAPLHDEDGKAIGALQIDSTQGRGQFRDEDIDLLTGIAAQASVVINNARMHEQALRQQEVEQDLKLATEVQHAFLPAHAPTVPTYHLESFYQAANHIGGDYFDYVDLPDGRVAVVVADVVGHGVAAAMYMAKLSAETRFCLASEPDLARAVERLNDRMSALEVQRFVTYLLVVIDPNSNELKIVNAGHMPPILRDHATQEICEPGEEDSGLPIAIDEGMEYAVTTVPMHAGDLAVMYTDGFSEALNLKEEEWGTDPIRNIVLKTQLKPNEQDSDASLAKLVKDEIVRQAFEHMGTAVQFDDMCLVIIERTENADGDVSGSICESLQSSSQGEREQSETINELDINDTLPADVT; encoded by the coding sequence ATGGCCCATCTGACCTCTTCAATTGACGGCAATCCTTCGGGCACATTCCAGTTGAATCGCGATGACATGCAGATCGGACGGCACCCGGATTGCGACATCGTTGTCGACGCCGGTGCGGTCAGTCGCTTCCATGCGAAGATCCGTCGTCAAGGAACCGAATTCGCTGTGGAGGACGCGGGCAGTCGCAACGGCACATTCGTCAACGGCAAGTTGTTGGCCCGACCGCATGTCCTCACCGAAGGAGACCGCATTCGAATCAGCGATGTTGTTCTGGTCTTTCATGGGGACGAAACTCCTGGGTTCGCCAGTGCAAGTGGCAGCGGCGAAATGAGCTTTGATGGATCCAGTTTTGGGATCCTGATGGTGGACGAGACCAGCACCAAGCAAATCACCGGTCCCAAAGTGGAGTTCCGCTCCGGGGACGACGGTCTAAAGATGACCGCGACGGCCGAAGCGAAGCTGGCGGCTTTGATCGCGATCAACAGCAACCTCACCGGCGCCATCTCAGTCGACGAAGTATTGCCAAAAGTGCTGTCCAGCTTGTTCCAAATTTTTCCATCAGCCGATCGCGGATTCGTGGTGATGGAAACAGCCGAAGGGGCGCTGGTTCCTCGCTGGGTGCAGATGCGCAACAAATCCGACGATACCGAGACGGTTCGCATCAGCCGGACAATCATCCGTCAAACGATGGAAACCGGTCACACGATCCTTTCGTTGGACGCGATGGATGACAGTCGTTTCGACAGCAGCGAATCGATCGCGGACTTTTCCATTCGTTCCATGATGTGCGCACCGCTTCACGACGAAGACGGCAAAGCGATCGGCGCACTGCAAATCGACTCCACCCAAGGCCGCGGACAATTTCGCGATGAAGACATCGACCTGCTGACCGGCATCGCGGCGCAAGCCAGCGTTGTGATCAACAACGCCCGCATGCACGAGCAAGCGCTTCGCCAGCAAGAAGTCGAACAAGACCTTAAGTTGGCAACGGAGGTGCAACATGCTTTTCTGCCCGCTCACGCCCCCACGGTCCCGACCTATCACCTTGAAAGTTTCTACCAAGCCGCCAATCACATCGGCGGAGATTACTTTGACTACGTTGATTTGCCCGACGGACGAGTCGCGGTGGTGGTCGCAGACGTGGTGGGGCACGGCGTGGCGGCAGCGATGTACATGGCGAAACTTTCCGCCGAAACACGATTCTGTTTGGCCAGCGAACCTGATTTGGCCCGTGCTGTCGAACGCCTGAACGATCGCATGAGTGCCCTGGAAGTCCAAAGATTTGTGACCTACCTGCTGGTCGTCATTGATCCGAACAGCAACGAGCTGAAGATCGTCAACGCGGGACACATGCCGCCGATTTTGCGAGACCACGCGACGCAGGAAATCTGCGAACCAGGCGAAGAAGACTCCGGGTTGCCGATCGCAATCGATGAAGGCATGGAATACGCGGTCACAACCGTTCCCATGCATGCCGGCGACTTGGCCGTCATGTACACCGATGGGTTCAGCGAAGCACTGAACTTGAAAGAAGAGGAATGGGGCACGGATCCCATTCGCAACATTGTCTTGAAAACGCAACTCAAACCGAACGAACAGGATTCCGATGCTTCGCTGGCCAAATTGGTCAAAGACGAAATCGTGCGGCAGGCCTTCGAACACATGGGCACTGCGGTGCAGTTCGACGACATGTGCTTGGTCATCATCGAACGCACGGAAAACGCGGACGGCGATGTCTCCGGTTCCATTTGCGAATCGTTGCAGTCTTCTTCCCAAGGAGAACGTGAGCAATCCGAGACGATCAACGAACTGGACATCAACGACACTCTGCCAGCGGATGTGACCTGA
- a CDS encoding 6-bladed beta-propeller, with protein MSKSSVRLLWQGLAAVLLFAGAAPDISATEPVRMGNGSMAFETVPGWGLRPDGNSSTGPTHGGVAVDEQGNIYTSADQGVFVFTPEGEVVHSFLGDDYTNLHDIEIRKEGDQEFIYGARNKNAEGIKFNAKSGEVVLRLPFPKESGLDLKRFSPTAITVAPNGDIYLSDGYASNHIFRFDSDGKYLSHFGEKGNGLKQFNTAHGMTLDTRYEPNRLLICDRNHKPKGRLLHYSLEGEFIGEVVTGLGEPTSVAIQGDYVSVPDLKGRCVVLDRSNTVIAVLGFNPDPKRGRSYNIPQAEWIEGVFSGTHGSNWDADGNLYVQDWNVSGRLMKLRRLQ; from the coding sequence ATGTCAAAATCATCCGTGAGGCTGTTATGGCAGGGACTCGCTGCCGTTCTGTTGTTCGCTGGTGCCGCCCCGGACATCTCCGCGACCGAACCGGTCCGAATGGGCAATGGTTCCATGGCGTTTGAGACCGTTCCCGGATGGGGATTGCGGCCCGATGGAAACTCGTCGACTGGTCCCACCCATGGCGGTGTTGCGGTGGATGAGCAAGGAAACATTTATACCAGTGCGGACCAAGGTGTTTTTGTGTTCACACCCGAAGGCGAGGTGGTGCACTCGTTCTTAGGAGACGACTACACCAATCTGCATGACATCGAGATTCGCAAAGAAGGCGATCAAGAATTTATTTATGGGGCTCGCAACAAAAACGCCGAAGGCATCAAGTTCAATGCCAAGAGCGGTGAAGTCGTGTTGCGACTGCCGTTCCCGAAAGAATCGGGGTTGGACCTAAAGCGGTTCAGCCCCACCGCGATCACGGTCGCTCCGAACGGTGACATTTACCTCTCGGATGGATATGCCAGCAACCATATCTTTCGGTTTGATTCCGATGGAAAGTACCTCAGTCACTTCGGCGAAAAAGGCAACGGTCTGAAGCAGTTCAACACCGCACACGGAATGACGTTGGACACCCGGTACGAGCCAAATCGTTTATTGATCTGCGACCGCAATCACAAACCCAAGGGACGTTTGTTGCACTATTCGCTGGAGGGCGAGTTCATCGGCGAAGTGGTGACGGGGCTGGGCGAACCCACCTCGGTTGCGATCCAAGGCGACTACGTTTCGGTTCCCGACTTGAAGGGGCGTTGTGTGGTGTTGGATCGATCCAACACCGTCATCGCGGTGCTGGGATTCAATCCCGATCCAAAACGGGGACGCAGCTACAACATCCCGCAAGCGGAATGGATCGAGGGTGTGTTCAGCGGCACGCATGGATCCAACTGGGATGCCGACGGCAATCTGTACGTCCAGGATTGGAATGTTTCCGGTCGGCTGATGAAGCTGCGGCGATTGCAGTGA
- a CDS encoding helix-turn-helix domain-containing protein, with amino-acid sequence MKVFTTGQVAKICKVAPRTVSKWFDSGRLKGYRIPGSQDRRIPREYLIKFLKEHGMPLGDLEDEAMAKCLIVAQDQVLIENLKRELPPEKSFKVAVAASGFEAGIQAESFNPDCIIVDFSIGKIEAVQICQNLRKNIDFTDIVLIALLPDDGQPMSFDRSSINETFKKPFDAHLLAERLRTLVGAKKELV; translated from the coding sequence ATGAAGGTCTTCACAACTGGACAGGTCGCCAAGATCTGTAAAGTTGCCCCACGAACTGTTAGTAAATGGTTCGATTCGGGGCGTTTGAAAGGCTACCGCATTCCCGGATCGCAAGATCGCCGGATCCCGCGGGAGTATTTGATCAAATTCTTGAAAGAGCATGGTATGCCCTTGGGCGACCTGGAAGACGAAGCCATGGCCAAGTGCCTGATCGTCGCCCAGGACCAAGTTCTGATCGAGAACCTGAAGCGTGAATTGCCACCAGAGAAATCCTTCAAAGTCGCTGTTGCAGCCAGCGGATTTGAAGCAGGCATTCAAGCCGAAAGCTTCAACCCAGACTGCATCATCGTGGACTTCTCGATCGGCAAGATCGAAGCAGTTCAGATTTGCCAAAACCTGCGTAAGAACATCGACTTCACCGACATCGTGTTGATCGCGTTGTTGCCAGACGATGGCCAGCCAATGAGCTTCGATCGCAGCAGCATCAACGAAACGTTCAAAAAACCGTTCGACGCCCACTTGTTGGCTGAACGTTTGCGAACTCTCGTCGGAGCCAAGAAGGAATTGGTCTGA
- the moaC gene encoding cyclic pyranopterin monophosphate synthase MoaC, with protein sequence MKSKPSSTHFNDAGEVHMVDVTEKAVTVRSATASAVICMSREAADAIEAGDAKKGDVLAVARLAGISASKWTQHLIPLCHAIPIEAVSIDFEWVQREADEMDPSNRFLRCLATARTTSKTGIEMEAMTAASITALTVYDMLKSVDRAMVVRQVQLESKSGGKSGDFRRPQDGGKFGD encoded by the coding sequence ATGAAATCCAAGCCGAGTTCCACGCACTTCAATGACGCGGGGGAAGTGCACATGGTCGATGTGACTGAGAAAGCCGTTACGGTCCGCTCGGCGACGGCTTCTGCGGTCATCTGCATGTCCCGTGAGGCCGCTGACGCGATCGAGGCCGGGGATGCGAAAAAGGGCGATGTGCTGGCCGTGGCTCGTTTGGCAGGGATCTCGGCATCGAAATGGACCCAGCATCTGATCCCGCTGTGTCACGCCATTCCGATCGAAGCGGTCTCCATCGACTTTGAGTGGGTTCAGCGCGAGGCAGACGAGATGGACCCGTCCAATCGTTTCCTGCGATGTCTGGCGACGGCTCGGACCACCTCAAAAACTGGAATCGAGATGGAAGCGATGACAGCCGCCAGCATCACCGCATTGACCGTCTATGACATGTTGAAATCGGTGGATCGAGCAATGGTGGTCCGACAAGTTCAGCTGGAATCGAAGTCTGGCGGCAAGAGCGGCGATTTTCGACGCCCGCAGGATGGCGGTAAATTCGGCGATTGA
- a CDS encoding polyprenyl synthetase family protein — protein sequence MDRSVVPPSSSPAHSQESVRPEESRSASEVTAATEKANSANPLKTIYGPIAKSLAAVDARLHRELQSRYEALMPVLRHGTQLGGKRLRPALLLLSGKAMQADQAARSNVQANGDDGESSDDHVVMATVVEMVHTATLVHDDVLDKASTRRHVPTINARWNDDTSILLGDYLFAQSFYLAATLPSTLACRLVGEAAQKVCEGELRQVLGRDWLDIDEETYLDIIRGKTAELTRVACQLGAELSGGSEEDVAAFATFGNDLGIAFQIADDFLDLWGDDDNVGKTLGTDLQQGKITLPLIRLLRHEDTSVATAALDALRLPPEDRLGRVMPLLRKSDAADYTRQVAEKYRRSAIEAIGRFKPSLALESLKTIADFAVDRRF from the coding sequence ATGGATCGGTCTGTGGTTCCCCCGTCATCGAGTCCCGCCCATTCCCAGGAATCGGTGCGTCCCGAGGAATCCCGTTCGGCGTCGGAAGTGACCGCCGCAACGGAAAAGGCGAATTCCGCGAATCCTTTGAAGACCATTTACGGACCCATCGCGAAATCGCTGGCCGCGGTCGACGCACGATTGCACCGTGAATTGCAGTCTCGCTACGAAGCTTTGATGCCCGTTCTGCGTCATGGCACGCAATTGGGCGGAAAACGGCTGCGTCCGGCGTTGCTGTTGCTCTCGGGCAAGGCCATGCAGGCTGACCAGGCAGCTCGCTCCAATGTCCAGGCAAACGGCGACGATGGGGAAAGCTCTGATGACCATGTGGTGATGGCAACGGTCGTCGAAATGGTCCACACCGCAACGCTGGTCCACGACGACGTTCTGGACAAAGCTAGTACTCGGCGACACGTACCCACCATCAATGCCCGATGGAACGATGACACCAGCATTCTTCTGGGGGACTATCTGTTCGCACAGAGCTTCTATCTGGCGGCCACGTTGCCATCGACCCTGGCCTGCCGATTGGTCGGTGAAGCGGCCCAGAAAGTCTGCGAAGGTGAACTGCGTCAGGTTCTCGGCCGAGATTGGTTGGACATCGACGAAGAAACGTACCTGGACATCATTCGCGGGAAGACTGCCGAGCTCACCCGAGTTGCTTGCCAACTGGGGGCGGAGCTCAGCGGTGGTTCTGAGGAAGACGTGGCGGCGTTTGCAACGTTCGGAAACGATTTGGGCATCGCGTTTCAGATTGCGGATGACTTCTTGGATCTCTGGGGCGACGATGACAACGTTGGAAAGACGCTTGGCACGGATTTGCAGCAGGGAAAAATCACGCTGCCGTTGATCCGTTTGCTAAGGCACGAAGACACTTCCGTCGCGACGGCGGCATTGGATGCGTTGCGTTTGCCACCCGAGGATCGATTGGGACGGGTGATGCCGTTGCTGCGAAAGAGTGATGCGGCGGACTACACCCGCCAAGTCGCCGAGAAGTATCGCCGCAGTGCCATCGAAGCCATCGGCCGCTTCAAGCCATCGTTGGCTCTCGAGTCGCTCAAAACCATCGCCGACTTCGCAGTCGATCGCCGTTTCTAA
- a CDS encoding beta-ketoacyl-[acyl-carrier-protein] synthase family protein: MSSRRRVVVTGIGMINPMGWDVATVWSGLKEGGSGVAPTTLFDASGFPTRIAAEIKNWDITQAVDDGEKHVQRGRHTQFAIAAATQAMKDSGILSVIKDPTRLGVYLGSGEGNQDFNTFSKMMVAALADGSYDPTKFIAAGLGLLDPAKELEQEPNMPAAHLAARFNAQGPNFNCLTACAASSQAVGEATEIIRRGEADAMLAGGTHSMIHPFGVTGFNLLTALSESNDEPTKASRPFDAGRNGFVLGEGSAMVVLEELESAKKRGATIYGEVAGYGTTADAYRITDIPPDGHGGIASMRMAIADAGLNPSDIGYVNAHGTSTKVNDRVETKACRDVFGDDAESTPVSSTKSMMGHLIAAAGVTEMIVCLMAIRDSVLPPTINYETPDPDCDLDYVPNEARPAEITHALNNSFGFGGQNVTLCLSRFDG; this comes from the coding sequence ATGTCGTCGCGCCGCCGAGTCGTCGTCACCGGAATCGGTATGATCAACCCCATGGGTTGGGATGTCGCCACCGTTTGGTCTGGCCTAAAAGAAGGCGGCAGCGGTGTTGCGCCCACGACGCTGTTTGACGCCAGCGGCTTTCCCACGCGAATTGCCGCTGAGATCAAGAACTGGGACATCACCCAGGCGGTTGATGACGGCGAAAAGCATGTCCAACGCGGCAGGCACACCCAATTTGCAATTGCCGCCGCCACACAAGCAATGAAGGACAGCGGCATCCTGTCGGTCATCAAAGACCCGACCCGATTGGGTGTTTACCTGGGCAGTGGCGAAGGCAACCAAGACTTCAACACGTTCAGCAAAATGATGGTCGCGGCTCTCGCCGATGGCAGCTACGACCCAACCAAGTTCATCGCGGCTGGATTGGGATTGCTGGACCCAGCGAAAGAACTTGAACAAGAACCCAACATGCCAGCCGCCCACTTGGCGGCTCGTTTCAACGCTCAAGGCCCCAACTTCAACTGCCTGACGGCCTGTGCTGCCAGCAGCCAAGCGGTGGGTGAAGCAACGGAAATCATCCGTCGTGGTGAAGCCGATGCGATGTTGGCCGGCGGCACGCACAGCATGATTCACCCGTTCGGCGTCACGGGATTCAACCTGCTTACTGCACTCAGCGAGAGCAATGACGAACCGACCAAAGCCAGCCGCCCATTCGACGCCGGTCGAAACGGGTTTGTCCTGGGTGAAGGCTCGGCCATGGTGGTTTTGGAAGAACTCGAATCGGCCAAGAAACGTGGTGCGACGATCTACGGCGAAGTCGCCGGCTACGGAACCACCGCCGACGCCTACCGAATCACCGACATCCCACCTGACGGGCACGGCGGGATTGCCTCGATGCGGATGGCAATCGCGGACGCGGGTCTGAATCCTTCCGATATTGGTTACGTGAACGCTCACGGCACCAGCACCAAAGTCAATGACCGCGTGGAAACCAAAGCCTGCCGCGACGTGTTCGGGGATGACGCTGAAAGCACTCCTGTCAGCAGCACCAAGAGCATGATGGGACACCTGATTGCGGCTGCGGGTGTCACCGAGATGATCGTTTGCTTGATGGCAATCCGAGATTCCGTGTTGCCACCGACGATCAATTACGAGACTCCCGATCCAGATTGCGATCTGGACTACGTGCCCAACGAAGCTCGCCCCGCCGAGATCACGCACGCTCTGAACAACAGCTTTGGCTTCGGTGGACAGAACGTGACACTGTGCCTCAGCCGCTTCGACGGCTAG
- a CDS encoding 3-hydroxyacyl-ACP dehydratase FabZ family protein, with amino-acid sequence MRWFWVDRFTEFVSGSHASGVKNVALDEEVVDGYCLGYTMLPPTLIIEGLAQLGGILVHEKFGFTKRVVLAKVGSAKYHAPARPGDSLKYHVKLERTQESGATVTGTSHCNGEIQAEVDLMFAFLEEGHLVDGPLFNPGDLLAMMRMMNFFHVAVTADGQPILPHENL; translated from the coding sequence ATGCGTTGGTTTTGGGTGGACCGCTTCACAGAATTTGTGAGCGGTTCTCACGCGTCCGGAGTGAAGAACGTCGCTCTGGACGAAGAGGTTGTGGATGGTTACTGCCTCGGTTACACGATGCTTCCGCCAACTCTGATCATCGAGGGTCTCGCTCAACTGGGCGGGATTCTCGTGCATGAGAAATTTGGCTTCACCAAACGAGTGGTCTTGGCAAAGGTCGGCAGTGCGAAATACCACGCCCCCGCCCGGCCCGGTGACTCTTTGAAGTACCATGTCAAACTGGAACGCACCCAAGAAAGCGGTGCGACGGTGACTGGAACCAGCCACTGCAATGGCGAAATCCAAGCCGAAGTGGACCTGATGTTTGCCTTCCTCGAAGAAGGCCACTTGGTCGACGGACCGCTTTTCAATCCCGGCGATCTGCTGGCGATGATGCGCATGATGAATTTCTTCCATGTCGCCGTCACCGCCGACGGACAACCGATTCTCCCTCACGAAAACCTGTAA
- a CDS encoding acyl carrier protein: MALSEDEIFTKVQEALVDALGVDEDETTREATLVGDLGAESIDFLDIVFKLEKAFDIQIPREELSPEDILTNSQYVQDGVVTADGMAELKKRMPWADLTKFQENPRVQDFGNLLTVGDLCNYVDSKVNQ, translated from the coding sequence ATGGCGCTCTCAGAAGACGAAATTTTCACCAAGGTTCAAGAAGCCCTCGTTGACGCTCTCGGCGTTGATGAAGACGAAACCACTCGCGAAGCAACTTTGGTTGGCGACTTGGGCGCCGAGTCCATCGATTTTCTCGATATCGTCTTCAAGCTCGAGAAAGCTTTCGACATCCAAATCCCACGGGAAGAACTTTCGCCTGAAGACATCCTCACCAACAGCCAGTACGTCCAAGATGGCGTGGTCACCGCCGATGGCATGGCTGAATTGAAAAAGCGAATGCCTTGGGCTGACTTGACCAAGTTCCAAGAGAACCCACGCGTTCAAGACTTTGGCAACTTGCTGACCGTTGGCGATTTGTGCAACTACGTCGACAGCAAAGTCAACCAGTAA